Proteins encoded together in one Lathyrus oleraceus cultivar Zhongwan6 chromosome 5, CAAS_Psat_ZW6_1.0, whole genome shotgun sequence window:
- the LOC127087496 gene encoding uncharacterized protein LOC127087496 isoform X1, giving the protein MLICRYVPPWLCQILACMGGCLGCFSKPLEIILRGEADESKGLKTQAQTMNKDNRSEDFWSSSAIELDHSATQSQRSISSIVMSNHPSDPQSSDGIQTDPPEFVNHGLLLWNQVRQQWIGNRKPERKTQVGEPKISWNASYDSFLGTSKPFRHRIPLGEMVDFLVDIWELEGMYD; this is encoded by the exons ATGCTTATCTGTAGATATGTTCCACCTTGGCTCTGTCAGATTCTCGCTTGCATGGG AGGTTGTCTTGGATGTTTCTCAAAACCTCTTGAAATTATCTTGAGGGGCGAGGCCGATGAATCTAAGGGACTAAAAACTCAAGCTCAAACAATGAACAAAGACAACAGATCAGAAGATTTTTGGAGCAGCAGTGCTATTGAATTGGATCACAGTGCAACTCAATCCCAGAGAAGCATCTCATCGATTGTCATGTCAAACCATCCTTCTGATCCTCAAAGTAGTGATGGAATTCAGACTGACCCTCCAGAGTTTGTTAATCATG GTCTTCTTCTGTGGAACCAAGTAAGACAACAGTGGATTGGAAATAGAAAACCCGAGCGAAAGACACAAGTTGGAGAACCCAAAATAAG TTGGAATGCCTCGTACGACAGTTTTCTTGGAACCAGCAAGCCTTTTCGCCATCGTATTCCTCTTGGA GAAATGGTTGACTTTCTTGTTGATATATGGGAACTAGAGGGCATGTATGATTGA
- the LOC127087496 gene encoding uncharacterized protein LOC127087496 isoform X2, giving the protein MNKDNRSEDFWSSSAIELDHSATQSQRSISSIVMSNHPSDPQSSDGIQTDPPEFVNHGLLLWNQVRQQWIGNRKPERKTQVGEPKISWNASYDSFLGTSKPFRHRIPLGEMVDFLVDIWELEGMYD; this is encoded by the exons ATGAACAAAGACAACAGATCAGAAGATTTTTGGAGCAGCAGTGCTATTGAATTGGATCACAGTGCAACTCAATCCCAGAGAAGCATCTCATCGATTGTCATGTCAAACCATCCTTCTGATCCTCAAAGTAGTGATGGAATTCAGACTGACCCTCCAGAGTTTGTTAATCATG GTCTTCTTCTGTGGAACCAAGTAAGACAACAGTGGATTGGAAATAGAAAACCCGAGCGAAAGACACAAGTTGGAGAACCCAAAATAAG TTGGAATGCCTCGTACGACAGTTTTCTTGGAACCAGCAAGCCTTTTCGCCATCGTATTCCTCTTGGA GAAATGGTTGACTTTCTTGTTGATATATGGGAACTAGAGGGCATGTATGATTGA